A window of Edaphobacter lichenicola contains these coding sequences:
- a CDS encoding coiled-coil domain-containing protein: protein MPAEIILQQTPDDAALLDKREQLATVRTMLAERESELAQIRAQLKTFEGRYLRQVGILYAELDDLEARIAEREVDLYDSDSARRRAEETRQRAQETHDAAFGDAREAEEFDPPPSLKTLFRDVAKRIHPDFARDDAEQKHFTLLMARANQAYNRGDTETLQRLLDDHREINASIAGEGAAAELLRITRQIQHAERDIATLDAERHTLLAGELAQLHLAAEAVAAEHRDLLTELAASLREQIADARRRFELIDRQISAHGR from the coding sequence ATGCCAGCCGAAATCATCCTCCAGCAAACTCCTGACGACGCCGCGCTCCTCGACAAGCGCGAGCAACTTGCTACTGTCCGCACGATGCTTGCCGAGCGCGAATCCGAGCTTGCTCAAATCCGAGCCCAACTCAAGACCTTTGAAGGTCGTTACCTCCGCCAGGTCGGCATTCTCTACGCCGAACTCGACGACCTCGAAGCGCGCATCGCCGAGCGCGAGGTCGATCTCTACGACTCCGACTCCGCCCGTCGCCGAGCCGAGGAGACCCGCCAGCGCGCGCAGGAGACCCACGATGCCGCATTCGGTGATGCTCGTGAAGCCGAAGAGTTCGACCCACCGCCCAGCCTTAAGACTCTCTTCCGCGACGTCGCCAAGCGCATCCATCCCGACTTCGCGCGCGACGACGCGGAGCAGAAACACTTCACTCTGCTAATGGCTCGCGCCAATCAGGCTTACAACCGCGGCGACACAGAAACCCTGCAGCGTCTGCTGGACGATCACCGCGAAATCAACGCCTCCATCGCCGGCGAAGGCGCCGCTGCCGAGCTTCTTCGCATCACGCGCCAGATCCAGCACGCCGAGCGAGATATCGCAACGCTCGATGCCGAGCGGCACACGTTGCTCGCCGGCGAACTCGCCCAACTGCACCTCGCCGCCGAAGCCGTCGCCGCCGAACACCGCGATCTCCTCACCGAGCTTGCCGCCAGCCTTCGCGAGCAGATCGCCGATGCCCGCCGCCGCTTCGAGCTTATCGACCGCCAGATCAGCGCGCATGGAAGATAA